The region ACTAAAGGAATTTCCGGAGACGTTCTGGAAATCGACGCTGCAAGCAACCGAGGCATCGAGAACATTCGTGAGCTTAGAGACAACGTAAAGTTCACGCCGATGGGCGGAAAATACAAGGTGTACATCATAGACGAGGTACACATGTTGACCGATCAATCCTTCAACGCATTACTAAAAACTCTAGAAGAGCCTCCACCGCACGTAGTATTCGTTTTGGCCACGACCGAGTACCATAAGATTCCCGAGACCATTCTCTCCCGTTGCCAAGACTTCATCTTTAAAAAGGTTCCTCTTTCCGTTCTACAGGATTACGCGGAGAATCTATGTAAGGAAGAAAATACAAAGTATGATTCCGAAGGTCTGTTCTGGGTCGCAAAGAAGGGAGACGGATCCGTAAGAGATATGCTCTCTTTCATGGAGCAGGCCCTCGTATTTACGGACAATCGTATTTTAGGATCCGAGATCCGCAAGATGATCGGTTATCATGGAATCGATTTCCTTTCCGATTTCGTAAAGAGCCTTCTGATTCCGGAAAGCCAATCCAAGTCCCTCGAGATCATCGAGAACCTTTACCAAGAAGGCCAGGATATTTTTAAATTCTTATGGGATGCGATAGAATTTACCCACACTCTATGCATGATCAAAGATTCGATAGCGGATTCCGAATCCGTAAACTATCCTAGAGAAGATTTAGTGAAGATGCGGAAAGAGTTCGAGTCGGTGGATCCGAATTCTTTAAACAAACTTTCCTTCCGTTTATTCGAACTCTTCGAAAAAGTAAAAACCCTACGTCTTAGAAATTCCTTCGAGATCAAAATCTTCATCGAGATTCAGATCAAGAAATTAGCGGACGATATGTCAAAGCCAAGCCTTTCCGGTCTGGTGGACAGAATCAACCAACTCATACTAACCATACAGGAACCCGATTCCGCGACGCCTTTAACCGCAGAGCCTGTAAAAAAAAATTCTGAACCGATAAAGCCTAAGGAAATTCCCATTTCATCCGCTCCGATTCCGGAGTCTAAATCGAGTATCGAAGAGCCTAAGCCTGCAAAAGAAATCATTTCCGGAATTTCCTCCTTGGATGCATTAGCGGCGGGAGCATCTTCCGAAGACGCAGAATGGGAAAAATCATTCAAAAACGAATTTTTAGGTACGGACGTGGATCCTTCCAAGGTCCCCAAGCTTAAGGGATAGGAGAAACTAGGATGTTTGAGAATTTTAAGAATGCCTCCGAGATCTTTTCCAAAATGGGAGAGATGCGCGGTAAAATGGAAGACATCAAAAAGAGAATCTCCTCTTTGAAAGTAACCGGAGACGCCGGCGCAGGAATGGTCCAAGTCACCGCTACCGGAGACGGACTCGTGACAGATGTAAAAATCAATCGCGCATTATTCGATTCCGAAGACAATAAGATGTTGGAAGACTTGATTATCGCGGCGACCAACGACGCGCTTAAAAAATCTAGGGAAGCCGCCGAGTATGAATTGAAAGCGGTTACCGGCGGGCTCGACTTTTCCCAAATATCGAAACTTTTCGGCGGTAACATTGGCTGAGCATCTAATCGAAGGTATGGTAAGCGCCCTTTCCTCTCTTCCCGGAATCGGAAGAAAAAGCGCTTATAGAATCAGTTTTCATCTACTTCGTCAGGATCCTACGATTTTCAACGGATTCATTCGAAACCTTTCCGACGTAAAGAGCCGAATTCGTTTCTGTGAAAGATGCGGCGCTTATTCCGAACACGAAATTTGCGATCTTTGTTCTTCCGATAGAAGGGATTCCCATACGGTTTGCGTGGTAGAGCAACCCGAAGACGTTTTCTTCATAGAGAATACCGGAGAATTCAAAGGCAGATACCA is a window of Leptospira wolffii serovar Khorat str. Khorat-H2 DNA encoding:
- a CDS encoding YbaB/EbfC family nucleoid-associated protein yields the protein MFENFKNASEIFSKMGEMRGKMEDIKKRISSLKVTGDAGAGMVQVTATGDGLVTDVKINRALFDSEDNKMLEDLIIAATNDALKKSREAAEYELKAVTGGLDFSQISKLFGGNIG
- the recR gene encoding recombination mediator RecR — translated: MAEHLIEGMVSALSSLPGIGRKSAYRISFHLLRQDPTIFNGFIRNLSDVKSRIRFCERCGAYSEHEICDLCSSDRRDSHTVCVVEQPEDVFFIENTGEFKGRYHVLNGVISPLEGIGPQDLRIRELLDRLGPEEIREVLVATNPTLEGDATADYLHHQIKDPNVTVSRIAYGITVGGSIELADQYTLGRAIRSRLKL
- the dnaX gene encoding DNA polymerase III subunit gamma/tau, encoding MAGNHEVLSRKYRPQRFKDVIHQNLAIGALQNAVKSGKIGHAYIFFGPRGVGKTTIARIFAKRLNCQNPKDNEPCNECDSCTEITKGISGDVLEIDAASNRGIENIRELRDNVKFTPMGGKYKVYIIDEVHMLTDQSFNALLKTLEEPPPHVVFVLATTEYHKIPETILSRCQDFIFKKVPLSVLQDYAENLCKEENTKYDSEGLFWVAKKGDGSVRDMLSFMEQALVFTDNRILGSEIRKMIGYHGIDFLSDFVKSLLIPESQSKSLEIIENLYQEGQDIFKFLWDAIEFTHTLCMIKDSIADSESVNYPREDLVKMRKEFESVDPNSLNKLSFRLFELFEKVKTLRLRNSFEIKIFIEIQIKKLADDMSKPSLSGLVDRINQLILTIQEPDSATPLTAEPVKKNSEPIKPKEIPISSAPIPESKSSIEEPKPAKEIISGISSLDALAAGASSEDAEWEKSFKNEFLGTDVDPSKVPKLKG